Proteins found in one Polyangia bacterium genomic segment:
- a CDS encoding DUF58 domain-containing protein: MSAPTAPDGSGGRGQQGHAGRPLALDPLDLAKLASLSVRARVIVEGAFAGMHHNPNAGTSIEFAEHKEYAPGDDIRHLDWKAVGRIDRYYIKRFEDETEMRTFLLCDASASMGYGRRGMTKLTYASYLAAALGYMLGQQGDPAGLLLFDEKTRQYLPPRSRGGHVRDLLLALEGAYPAGKTDPGRALRHVSELADRRSLVVLFTDLLDAGPTVADRLRLLRTHGHDVALFHLLDPDEVELPFTDLTQFEGMEPDDTRRLLTDPRDLAASFRRESLALRERWRMICLEARVEYQFATTDTPPSDVLRAFLFARQKKARR; encoded by the coding sequence ATGTCAGCGCCCACCGCCCCCGACGGCAGCGGCGGCCGCGGCCAGCAAGGCCACGCCGGCCGGCCGCTGGCGCTGGATCCCCTGGACCTGGCCAAGCTGGCCAGTCTGTCCGTGCGCGCCCGGGTGATCGTCGAAGGCGCCTTCGCCGGCATGCACCATAATCCCAACGCCGGCACGTCCATCGAATTCGCCGAGCACAAAGAGTACGCGCCCGGCGACGACATCCGCCACCTCGACTGGAAAGCCGTCGGCCGCATCGATCGCTATTACATCAAGCGCTTCGAAGACGAGACCGAGATGCGAACGTTCCTGCTTTGCGATGCGTCGGCGTCGATGGGCTACGGCCGGCGCGGGATGACCAAGCTGACCTACGCCAGCTACCTGGCGGCGGCGCTGGGATACATGCTGGGGCAGCAAGGCGATCCGGCCGGCCTCTTGCTGTTCGACGAAAAGACCCGCCAGTATTTGCCGCCCCGCTCGCGCGGGGGGCACGTGCGCGATCTGCTGCTGGCGCTGGAAGGGGCCTATCCGGCGGGAAAAACCGATCCCGGGCGGGCCCTCCGCCACGTCAGCGAGCTGGCCGATCGCCGCAGCCTGGTGGTGCTGTTCACCGATCTGCTGGACGCCGGCCCGACGGTGGCCGATCGCCTGCGCCTTCTGCGCACGCACGGCCACGACGTGGCCTTGTTTCACCTGCTGGATCCCGACGAGGTCGAGCTGCCTTTCACCGACCTCACCCAGTTCGAAGGCATGGAGCCCGACGACACCCGCCGCCTGCTGACCGACCCGCGCGATCTGGCCGCATCCTTCCGCCGCGAATCGCTGGCTTTGCGGGAACGCTGGCGGATGATCTGCCTCGAGGCGCGGGTGGAATATCAGTTCGCCACCACCGACACGCCGCCCTCAGATGTACTGCGTGCGTTTCTTTTCGCGCGTCAGAAGAAAGCCCGCCGGTGA
- a CDS encoding MoxR family ATPase → MGGAEVTEAAPSLVTAVDPDRDLLAVREIAEARRSIVSEIGKRIVGQADVVDHLLIALFARGHCLFVGVPGLAKTLLIQTLSDVLALSFGRIQFTPDLMPSDITGTDVLEEDRATGRRVFRFVAGPIFANVILADEVNRTPPKTQAALLQSMQEYRVSAGGNTYELPLPFLVFATQNPIEQEGTYPLPEAQLDRFMFQVDVGYPTRDEEIQIVNQMTTAYRPTLRKVLSPERILELQELVLRVPAAPHVVQYAVALCRSSRPGEPTAPDFIKKYVSWGAGPRASQYLVLAAKARAILSGRYAASTEDVRALATPILVHRVLPNFHAEADGLSARKLVDQLVQTIKPA, encoded by the coding sequence ATGGGCGGAGCAGAGGTAACCGAAGCAGCGCCGTCGCTGGTCACCGCCGTGGATCCCGATCGGGATCTGCTGGCGGTGCGCGAGATCGCCGAGGCTCGCCGGTCCATCGTCTCGGAAATTGGCAAGCGCATCGTCGGGCAAGCGGACGTCGTCGATCATCTATTGATCGCTCTCTTCGCCCGCGGGCACTGCCTGTTCGTGGGCGTGCCGGGCCTGGCCAAGACGCTGCTCATTCAAACCCTGTCCGACGTGCTGGCGCTGTCGTTCGGGCGCATCCAGTTCACGCCCGATCTGATGCCGTCGGACATCACCGGCACCGACGTGCTGGAAGAAGATCGCGCCACCGGCCGCCGGGTTTTTCGCTTCGTGGCCGGCCCCATCTTCGCCAACGTCATCCTGGCCGACGAGGTGAACCGCACGCCGCCCAAGACGCAGGCCGCGCTGCTGCAGTCGATGCAGGAGTACCGCGTCTCCGCCGGCGGCAACACCTACGAGCTGCCGCTGCCGTTTCTGGTCTTCGCCACCCAGAATCCCATCGAGCAGGAAGGCACCTACCCGTTGCCGGAGGCGCAGCTGGATCGCTTCATGTTCCAGGTCGACGTCGGCTATCCGACCCGCGACGAGGAGATCCAGATCGTCAACCAGATGACCACCGCGTATCGGCCCACGCTGCGCAAGGTGCTGTCGCCGGAACGCATCCTGGAGCTGCAAGAGCTGGTGCTGCGCGTGCCGGCGGCGCCGCACGTGGTGCAATACGCGGTGGCCTTGTGCCGCAGCAGCCGGCCGGGCGAACCGACGGCGCCCGACTTCATCAAGAAGTACGTGTCGTGGGGCGCGGGGCCGCGCGCCTCGCAGTACCTGGTGCTGGCGGCGAAGGCGCGCGCGATCTTGTCGGGACGTTACGCCGCTTCCACCGAAGACGTGCGGGCGCTGGCCACGCCGATCCTGGTTCACCGCGTGCTGCCCAACTTTCACGCCGAGGCCGACGGTCTTTCGGCGCGCAAGCTGGTCGATCAGCTGGTGCAGACGATCAAGCCCGCGTAA